One Deltaproteobacteria bacterium genomic window, CATCCATGCACCCGAGGTAGATGATCGCACTGCCGGCGGCGACGCCCCAGAGCAGGGCCCATTCGCGCCGCCGGCGCAGTCCCTCCGCAGCGACCACGCAGACAATCACCAGCCACCCGTCGGCCGCGGGGAAGGCGCGCTCGAAGGCGAGATAGCAGTCCTCCCCGGTGGTGGAGCGGACCTCTCGGCTCGAGAAGAAGACCACCCAGTACAGGATGGTCACCACGGCGCTCAGCCAGAGGAGCGCGATTGCCGCCCGGCGCGCCCGGAGGTTGCCCGGAGAGCTCAACGGCCGCGCCGCTACCCGGCCGCGCGCGCGCTCGCCTGCGGCGCGATTGCCGCGACACGGCGCGCCAGCTGCCTGTGCGCCGGCCACGCCAGCGACGCGCGCGCCGGCGGCGCGGTGAGCCGGCGGCGGAGGCCCTGGATCCGCATCAGCGACGTGGCGATCGCGCCGGCCTCGAGCCTGCCGCGGCCGAGCGCGTCCTCGACGGCGGCCATCGCCTCGCGTGCGGCGGCGAGGGACTGGCAGACGAGCAGCATGTCGCAGCCCGCCCGAAGTGCCTCGACCGCGGCCCGGCCGACGCGCCGGCGGCCAGCCATCGCCTGCATCTCGAGGTCGTCGCTGAAGAGGACGCCGCGGAAGCGAAGGCGGCGGCGGAGGAGGTCGCGACAGATCTTGGGCGACACGGTTGCAGGCCGGCGCGCGTCGAGCGCCGGGACGACGACGTGCGCCGTCATGAGCGCGGGGATGTCGGCGGCGGCCGCGCGGGCGAAGGGGACGAGCTCCGTCGCCGCGAGCGCGCGGCGGCTGCGGCGGACGCGCGGGAGGACGAAGTGCGAATCGCCGACCGTGGCCCCGTGGCCGGGGAAGTGCTTGCCGCACGCCAGCACGCCCGCGCGCGCGAGCCCGCGCGCGAAGGCGAGCGCGAGCCGCGCGACGGCGCGCGGCGTCGTCCCGAAGGCGCGGTCGCCGATGACGCGGTTGCGGGGGTTCGACCACACGTCGAGGACCGGGGCGAAGTCGAGATCG contains:
- the nagZ gene encoding beta-N-acetylhexosaminidase, with the translated sequence MATSLLRRTAGQLFMVGLPRPALDRETREFLAERCPGGVILFKRNIRSAEQLRRLVADIHATGAGVPPLVALDHEGGRVDRLPHPPFTHFPPMALVGESGDTRLAEAVGRAMGRELRAVGIDLDFAPVLDVWSNPRNRVIGDRAFGTTPRAVARLALAFARGLARAGVLACGKHFPGHGATVGDSHFVLPRVRRSRRALAATELVPFARAAAADIPALMTAHVVVPALDARRPATVSPKICRDLLRRRLRFRGVLFSDDLEMQAMAGRRRVGRAAVEALRAGCDMLLVCQSLAAAREAMAAVEDALGRGRLEAGAIATSLMRIQGLRRRLTAPPARASLAWPAHRQLARRVAAIAPQASARAAG